The DNA window CCTGTCGGAGGCGAAGGAGCGGCTGGGGCAGCAGCGTGCGGTCGGCGGCGCCGCCTTCCGCAAGGACCGGTTCCCGGCGGACGCGCATCAACGCTTCATCGAGCTGAACGGCGAATACAAGGCGCTGATGTCCGGCCTGAAGGCCAAGATGACGGCCGACGAAGCGGCCTTCTTCGACCGGACCGTCTCCGGCGGCGTCGTGGAGGAGGTGGAGCGGATGCGCCGGATCGGCGTCGCCTCCGCCTATGGCGCCGGTAACCAGGGGGTGGATGCCGGCAAGTGGTTCGACGCCATCACCGTCACCATCGATATGCTGCGCACCGTCGAAACACGGGTGGCCGACGACCTGATCGCGCTGGCGAGCCGCGACGTGCGGGAGTCGATGGCACGCCTTACCGGCGTGATCGCCGGGGTGGCCGTTCTGCTGGTGGCGATGACGCTGGCCGCCGTGCTGGTCGCCCGAAACATCACCCGTCCGATTGGCCGCCTGAACACGGACATGGCGCGGATGGAAGCGGGCGAGCGCGAGCTGACCGTCGCCGGGGCCGAACGCGCCGACGAGTTGGGTGCCATGGCCCGCCGCCTGGACCAGTTCCGCCTGAGCCTTGCCGAAGCCGACCGGCTCGCCGCCCAGCAGCAGCGGCAGCAGGAGGACCGCCTGCGCGAGGCCGAGCGGCTGGAGAGGCTGGTGGCGGAGTTCGACCGCCACATCGAATCCGTAGCCGAACGGCTGGCCGGCGCGGCCTCCGGCCTGCGTGGCAACGCCGAGCAGATGAGCCGCATCGCCTCCGTCACCGAAGAGCATGTGCTGTCGGTCGCCCGCGCATCGGAAGGCGCGTCCAGCAACGTCCAGGCGGTGGCCGCCGCAACGGAGGAACTGACCGCCTCCATCGCCGAGATCGGGCGCCAGATGGCGGGCTCCACCGAAATGGCGGAACGCGCCGTCACCGATGTGCGCCACACCGCGGGCGTGATCGCCGATCTCAGCGACGCCGCGCAGCAGGTTGGCGAGATCGTGCGGATGATCACCGACATCGCCAGCCAGACCAACCTTCTCGCCCTCAACGCAACCATCGAGGCGGCACGGGCCGGCGAGGCCGGCAAGGGCTTCGCCGTGGTGGCGAGCGAGGTGAAGCAGCTGGCCAGTCAGACGGCCAAGGCGACCGACGACATCACCGCCAAGGTCGCCGAAATCCAGTCCGCCACCGGCCAGACCGTGCAGGCCATCGGCGACATCGGCACCGTCGTCACCCGCATCGAGGAGAACATCTCCGCCGTCGCCGCCGCGGTGGAGGAACAGAATGCCGCAACTGCCGAAATCGGCCGCAACGTCCGGCAGGCGGCCGACGGCACCGATCAGGTCTCCCACAACGCCGCCCTGGTCAGCACCGAGGCCAGCCGCGCCGGAAGCATGGCGAAGGAGGTGCTGTCGATGGCCGACGCCCTCAAGCAGAACGCCGACAGCCTGCGCAGCGACGTGACGGATTTCATCGGGCAGATCAGGGCGGGGTAATGGGATGGGGAGGGCGTCCCCGCTGTTCTCCCCGGGGTGAGGCGTGTATCCTGACGATGCCCTGCCGCGCTCCCGTCCCGCCCCGCGTCCGCCCCGGAGGCTCCTGCGATGCCCGTTTCCCGAATGCCGCCGGAACACCCCCGGCAGGTGACGACCACCATCCTGGCAGAAGAGCTGCCGCGGGCGATCGCCGCCGCGCTGCCCTTCCGCCCGCAGGCGGGGACGCGCTTCCGCGTGACGGTGGAGCCCGTCGAGGAAAGCGAGGACGAGCGCGTTCAGGCGTTGCGGGACGACATCGCGGTTGGCATGGACGATGCCGAGGCCGGCCGGACCATCGACGGCGAGCAGGTGTTCGAGCGTCTGATCGCGAAATACGCCGGGGCGAAACACCCGGGTCGGGACTGACCGCCCGGCATGGCGAGGCTCGAACTCACGGCGGCAGCGGAAGCCGACCTGGAGCAAATCGGCGATTACATCGCACACGAGAATCCACTCGCCGCCGTTCGTCTGGTGTTGGATATCCGGGAACATTGCCGGAAGATTGCCAAGGTTCCCGGCATCGGCCGCCCACGACCTGATCTCGGCACCTGTCTGCGCAGCCTGGCCTTGCCGCCATACGTCATCGTCTACTGCCACACCGAACCGGATCGGGTGGTTGTGATCCGGATCATTCACGGCGCTCGTGACCTGTCCCGGCTGATCCAGGAATAGGACAGCCTCACCCCCGCCCCATCTCCGTCGCCTTGGCGTATTTCCGCTTCGCCACCTCCAGCGAGGCCAGCAGTTGCTGTCCGGTCGCGCCGCCGTCGCCGCTGACGCGGCCGGTCATCACCGCCTTGATCGCGTCCACATGGGCCTTGAAAAGCAGGTGCTCGTTGGCGGTCACCGCGGTGAGGCCGCCGCAGGTGGCCTCGTAGAGCGACTTGGCGATGTGGGTGATCAGCGGATAGCCGAAGATACCGCCCTGCCCGCGCATCTCGTGGGCGGAGCGGTTGACCTGGGCCAGCAGGCCGGACACGGCGTCCGGTTCGCGCGGTAGACGGTCGACGCGGCGGCCCATCTCCTCCACCTCGGCCCCGATCCAGACGGCATAGTCGCCGGCCCGGTTGAGGATTTCCTCCTCCGCGGCGGCCAGCACCTCCGGCGGCAGGGTGGGAACCGGGTCGCGTGGGGCGAGGCCGACCTTGGCGCCCAGCCGGTTGGGCAGGTCGAAATAGATCACCGGGAAGCGGTCGATCCCACGTGCCTTCGACGCGCTGTGCACCACCAGGATTTCCGACGGCGCGGTCGTCCGGCAATCCATGGCGACCGGCTTGTCAGTGCGGCGGCGGTCCGGGCCGAAATAGCCCTTGGCGAGAACGAAGCGGCGCGGCCGGGCGATGGCGAACAGCAGCCGGCTGGCGATGGTATGCGCCGAAAAGGGCTTGGCGATGAAGTCGGTGGCGCCGAGATCCCGCGCCTGCTCCACATACTGGCGGTCGGCGGCGCCCGACAGCATCAGGACCGGCAGGAACTTGTCCGGGCTCTTCGGGCTGTAGCGGATCCAGCGCAGCAGCATCAGCCCGTTCACCTCGGGCATCACCAGATCGGACAGGATCAGGTCGACCGGGGCGGTCCCCGGCGGCAGTGCGGCACGCCGTTCCTCCAGCCAGCGGATGGCGTCGGCACCGCTCGCCACCCCCTCCACCCGGCCGATGCCGATGGTGCGCAGGGTGGCGGTCAGAACCGCGCGGATGAAGCCGCTGTCCTCCACCACCAGGACGGACAGAAGATCGAGCTTCGGCTGGGTCATCGCCATCTGATTGGCGCCATCTGTTTGGTAGAACGGGCCATATCCCCGCATTCAATACGCCCGGTTCTGGCACAGCCAGTCAGCTTTGGCGAGAGACAAGCCGTACGAGACAGGAGGCGCCGCCGCGGTTACCCTCCGCCCGGCAAACAGACGCACCAACCAACAACGAGAGGAATCGCCCGATGCCGCAGCCCGATCACGTCATGGCCCTTCCCCTGCCGGAAAAGCCGGAGCTCGACCCCGACATGCAGGCGCTGTTCGACAAATGCGTGGAAAAGCTGGGCTTCGTCCCCAACGTGCTCCAGGCCTACAGCCTGCGACCGAAGAAGCTGCGCAATTTCGCCGTGGTCTACAACGAGCTGATGCTGGGTGAGAGCGGCCTCAGCAAGCTGGAGCGCGAGATGATCGCCGTCGTCGTGTCTTCGGCCAACCACTGCTATTACTGCCTCGTCGCCCATGGGCAGGCGGTGCGCAAGCTGTCGGGCGACCCGGAACTGGGGGAGATGCTGGTCGCGAACTATCGCGTCGCCCCGCTGGAACCGCGCCGGCGCGCCATGCTCGACTTCGCCTGGAAGCTGACGAAGGAGCCGATGTCGGTGGGCGAGCCTGACCGCGAGGCCCTGCGCGCCGTCGGTTTCAGCGCGGAGGACATCTTCGACATTGCCGATACGGTCGGCTTCTACAACATGTCCAACCGTCTCGCGACCGCGGTGGACATGATCCCCAACCGCGAGTACCACAGCCAGGATCGTTAACGCTGATTCTTCAGCGCCGGTCGTCCGGCACCACCGAGGCCACACAGGGTTGGAATCATGAGGATCGTCCGCTTCTTCGTGCGACTGTTCGCCGTCATCGGCTTCCTGCTGGTGGCCGGGGCGGTGGCGGTGGTGGTGCTGGCCGTCCGCCACGAACCCGCCCTGCCCGACGCGGTGGTGCTGGAACTCGACCTGACCAAGCCGCTGGCCGAGAGCGAAAGCGGCAGGATCGGCAGCTTCTTCGAACACCAGACGACCCTGCGCGAGGTTCTGGACGCGCTGGACGGCGGCCGGCGCGACCCCAAGGTGAAGGGCGTGCTGGCCCGCTTCAGCGACGACAGCATCGGCTTCGCCCAGACGCAGGAGCTGCGGGCGGCCATCGAGCGCTTCCGCGCCTCCGGCCGCTTCGCCGTCGCCTTCGCCGAGGAGTATGGCGGGGGCGGGCCGGGCAACCGCTCCTACCTGCTGGCCAGCGCCTTCGACGAGGTGTGGCTGCAGCCGCTGGGCACGCTGGGCATCACCGGCCTGTCGGTGGAACTGCCCTTCGCCCGCGACGCCTTCGACCAGATGGGCGTGCAGCCGCAATTCGCCCAGCGTGAGGAATACAAGAGCTTCGCCGACACCTTCACCAAGTCCGGCATGACCCCGGCCAACCGCGAGATGATGGAGGCGCTGGTCGCCGACCTCACCAACCAGCTGGTCGAGGGCATCGCCAGCAGCCGGCGCCTCGCCCCCGCCGCAGTGCGGGCCGCCATGGACAATGCCCCGCTGCTGAGCCGCGAGGCGCTGGACCGGAAGCTGGTCGACCGGCTCGGCTATGCCGACGAGGCCCGCGACGAGGCGTTGAAGCGTGCCGGTGCCGGGGCGGAGCTGGTGGAGCCGTTCGATTACCTGTCGGTGGCCGGCGGTCCCCACGATGCCGGCCCGACCATTGCGCTGATCCACGCCGTCGGCACCATCACCGGCGGCAAGAGCGAAAAGCCGGCGCTGGGCGAGGTCGCAGCCGGGTCGGAGACCATCGTCGAAGCCATCGAGGAGGCGGCCGACGATCCGGAGGTGCGCGCCATCCTGTTCCGCATCGACAGCGGCGGCGGCTCCGTCTCCGCGTCGGAGGCGATCCGGCGGGCGCTGGTCAAGGCGCGCCAGAACGGCAAGCCGGTGATCGCCAGCATGGGCGACGCCGCCGCGTCGGGTGGCTATTGGATTGCGCTGGCGGCCGACCGCATCGTCGCATCGCCCGCCACCGTCACCGGCTCCATCGGCGTCGTCGCCGGCAAGTTCGGCGTTGCCAGCCTGTCCGACAAGCTGGGCGTCCATTGGGACCGCGTGCAGAGCGCCCGCAATGCAGGCATGTGGTCGCCCGTGCGCCCCTTCGACGACGGCGGGACAGAGCGGCTGAACGCCATCCTCGACGACACCTATGCCAACTTCCTGCAACGGGTCGCCGAATCCCGCCGGATGTCGCCGGATCAGGCGCGCAACGTCGCCAAGGGGCGGGTGTGGACCGGCGCGCAGGCCCGCGAGCTCGGCCTCGTCGACGAGCTGGGCGGGCAGGACCAGGCGCTGACCCTGGCCCGCACCGCCGCCGGCCTGTCCCCGGATGCCGCGGTGACGCTGACCCCCTTCCCACCGCCCAAATCCGTCACCGACCAGCTGATGGAGCTGATGTCCGGCCGCGGCGAACTGGTCGGCGCCCTGGCCGCGGTGGCGGAGCTGCGCCCCCTGCTGGCCCAGCTGCGCCCGCTGGTCGCCGCCGTCCAGGGCGACGGCGTGCAGGCCCGCATGCCGGCGATGACGCTGGAGCGCTGAGGACAAAGCCGTGCCAACCGGCGGGGCCCGCTTCAAATCCGCGGGGTCCCGTGCTACATCCTCGCCGCTATGCTGCACATCAATGACCTGACCTTCCGCTTCGGCGGCCGAGTGTTGTTCGACCACGCCACCGCGGTCGTGCCCAAGGGGCACCGCGTTGCGCTGGTCGGCCGCAACGGCACCGGCAAATCAACCCTGCTGAAGCTGATCTCGGGCCAGCTGCAGACCGATGCCGGCGCGGTCACGCTGCCGGCCGGCATGCGGATGGGCATGGTGGCGCAGGAGGCCCCCAGCGGCCCGACCACCCTGATCGACGCCGTGCTGGCCGCCGACACCGAACGCACCGCCCTGCTGGCGGAGGCGGAAACGGCGACCGATCCGATGCGCATCGGCGAAATCCATGCCCGTCTCGCCGACATCGAGGCGCATTCCGCCCCGTCGCGGGCGGCGCAGGTCCTCTCTGGCCTGGGCTTCGACGCCGAGGCGCAGCAACGGCCCTGCTCCGACTTCTCCGGCGGCTGGCGCATGCGCGTGGCGCTGGCCGGCGTGCTGTTCTCCCGCCCCGACCTGCTGCTGCTGGACGAGCCGACCAACCACCTCGACCTCGAGGCCACCATCTGGCTCGAGGGCTATCTGAAGAACTACCCGCACACCATCCTGCTGGTCAGCCACGACCGCGAGCTGTTGAACGCGGTGCCCACCACCACGATCCACATCGACCAGGGCAAGCTCGTCACCTACAGCGGCAATTACGATCAGTTCCTGACGCAGCGCCGCGCCAACCAGGAACGCCTCGCCTCCATGGCCGCCAAGCAGGAGGCGCGGCGCAAGCACATGATGTCCTATGTCGACCGCTTCCGCTTCAAGGCCAGCAAGGCCCGTCAGGCACAGAGCCGCCTGAAGCTGCTGGAGAGGATGGAGTCGATCACGCTGATGGAGGACGATCCCGAGGTCGTCTTCAACTTCCCGCCGCCGGACGAGCTGGCGCCGCCGCTGATCGCGCTGGAGGGGGTCAGCATCGGCTATGGCGACAAGGTGATCCTGCGCCGCGTCAACCTGCGCATCGACATGGAGGACCGCATCGGCCTTCTGGGCGCCAACGGCAACGGCAAGTCGACGCTGGTCAAGCTGCTGGCCAACCGGCTGCAGCCGATGGCCGGCGAGATGCGGCGGTCGTCCAAGCTGCGCATCGGCTATTTCGCCCAGCATCAGGCCGAGGAGCTGGACCTGTCGCTGACGCCGATCCAGCAGACCCAGCGCATCATGCCGCTGGCGCTGGAGGAGAAGGTCCGCGCCCATCTGGGCCGCTTCGGCTTCCCGCAGGCCAAGGCGGAGACCAAGATCGCCAGCCTGTCGGGCGGCGAGAAGGCGCGGCTGCTGCTGGCACTGATGAGCCGGGAAGTTCCGCACATCCTGATGCTGGACGAACCGACCAACCATCTGGACATCGACAGCCGCGAAGCCCTGATCGAGGCGATCAACGATTTCCCCGGCGCCGTCATCATCATCAGCCACGACCCGCACCTGATCGAGATGACCGTCGACCGGCTGCTGCTGGTTGCCGACGGCACGGTGCAGAGCTATGACGGCGACCTGGACGATTACCGCCGCTACCTGCTGGACCGCGCCAAGGCGGAACGTGCGGTGGCGAAGGGCGGCCCGGACCGCGACGCCGGCCCGAACAAGAAGGACCAGCGCCGCGCCGCCGCCGAGGCGCGCACCGCGCTCGCCCCGCTGAAGCGCAAGGCGACCGATGCGGAGGCGCTGGTGAACAAGCTGAGCGAGGAAAAGCGCAAGATCGAGGTAAAGATGGCCGACCCCGCCCTCTACACCGGCCCGTCGGACAAGCTGACCAAGCTCCAGATCGATCTCGGCACGGTGGAGAAGAAGCTGGCGACCGCCGAGGAAAGCTGGCTGGAGGCGCTCGAAGCCTACGAGAGCGCCGCGGCGGAGGCCGGCGTTTGAACGCCCGCCCGCACATCGACGACGCCGGCAGCGGCGCGTTCGACAGCGAGGCGCTGGACCGCGACGCGCAGCCGGACGGCGCCATCGCCCTGCCGGCGGTCTCCGCCGAGGTGGAGGAGGAACGCACCTCCGACGTGCTGGCCCGCTTCCGCGCCAACCTGCCTGCCGGCCGGGTCACGTTGGGCGACCTGATCCGGGCGCTGGGCGACCGGTCGCTCGGCACCATCCTGCTGGCCCTGTCGCTGCCCACCATCGCGCCGGTGCCGCTGGGCGTGTCCTGCCTGTTCGACCTGCCGATCCTGCTCTATACCGCCCAGCTCGCCTTCGGCCGGCGCGGGGCGGGGTTGCCGGATTGGCTTCTGCGCCGCTCCATCGGCACCGGGCTGGCCGCCCGCACGCTGGATGCCGCCATGCCGCGGCTGGTGTGGATCGAACGGATGCTGAAGCCGCGGCTTCACCGCCTTGCCCGCATCGACCAGGAGCGCTGGTTCGGGATGCTGCTGTTCATCCTGACACTGACCTGCATCATCCCGTTGCCGCTGACTGGCTGGCTGCCGGGCTTCGCGCTGGTGCTGATCTCGCTGGGGCTGATCGAGCGCGACGGCGGCGCCATCGGTGTCGGGCTGGGGCTGACCTTGGCGGCGCTGGTGTTTTTGACGCTGGTGGCGAGCAGCCTGTCATACGCAGGTCACCAACTTCTGGCAGCAACGCTGTAGCAAGGCGGTCGCCGAGGGCCGTCCCGACACAGGGAGGCTCCGATGACCGAGACGGCACCCGCCGCGCTTACCGAATCCTGGCTGTTCTTCCGCCGCTGGCTGGCCGATCCCTGGGCGATGGGGTCCATCGCCCCATCCTCCCGATCCCTGCGCCGCCGCATCACCCGCGAGATCCGCTGCGATGCGAACGAGGTGGTGGTGGAGTTCGGCGGCGGTACCGGTCCCGTCACCGCCGCGATCCTCGAGTCCGGCATTCCGGCAGACCGCCTGTTCAGCTTCGAGCTCGACCAGGATCTCGCCCGTCATCTGCGGCAGCGCTGCCCCGCCGTGACCGTGCTCGCCGAGGATTGCCGCAAGGCGCCGGAACTGTTGGGCGAGTCGCTGTGCGGCAAGGTGGGCACCGTGGTGATCGGCATCCCGATGATCACCTTCCCGCTCGCCTTCCAGCGCGAAGTGCTGGACGCGACCTTCCGCATCCTGCGGCCGGGCGGCCGTTTCCTCCTCTACAGCTTCATGCCGCATTCACCCCTGGACCGGGCGGCGCTGGGGCTTGAAGGCCGAAGGCTGGCCTTCACCCTGCAGAACCTGCCGCCCGCGTCCGTCTGGGGCTATTGGCGGGCCTGACGGCCCAACACCGGCTTCAGGCCTCGCGCACCGACATATGGACATTGCCGCCGCCCTCGCGGTCCAGCAGGGCGGAGACTTCCCGTTCCTGCTCCGGCGTCGTGACACGCACCCACAGGATGACGCCGCCGGCCTCCAGGGCGCGGGTGAACTCGTCGGGCTTGGGGTGGCTGGTCAACTCGTCCAGATAATCCTTGATCGCCGCCCCGCCGACACCGGCGGCGACCAGGGCGGCCAGCGCCGCTTCGATGGGGCCGCCGACGATGGCGATCAGGCCGGCGGTGGTCAGGGGGAAGGCGTATTTCAGTTCGCCCACCAGACCGGTCAGCGCCTCGTCCCGCGGCCTCCCCTTCGGGTCGGCCGCATCCAACGAGGCATGGCTGGCCAGCACCGACAGGTCGGCGCGGTCAAAACCGGCGGCCAGCAGCGCGTCGACCGCCTGGTTGAAGCCGGCGCGGGTGGAAAAGAGGGCAACGACCTCCCGCACCTCGGCGGGCGCCGCGTCCTGGGTCGTTTGCGTCATGATGGCCGTCTCCCTATTTTCATGGTCGGAGTTCCGTCCGATCGCGCTGGTTCCCCCGCAAGCATCCCAACGGGGCCCTGCCCTATTGTAGCGACCGGCGGCAAGCGCCAGTCAACCGCCATGGGGACGCAGCCGGGGTCGGTCATCCGCGCCCGATTGCCCCGACACCGGCCATCCCGCCTATCCCGCGGCTGCATATCCCGTGATAGGGTGCGCCCCTGAAACAACACCCATCCACCGCCGCATGGTTCCCGTGTCCAACACCGCAGAAATCGTCATCCCGCCCGACGCCACCCCGATGATGGCGCAATATCTGGAGATCAAGCAGGCGCATCCCGATTGCCTGCTGTTCTACCGGATGGGCGACTTCTACGAGATGTTCTTCGAGGATGCGGTGAATGCCGCCGCGGCGCTGGACATCGCGCTGACCAAGCGCGGTCAGCATCTGGGCGAAGACATCCCCATGTGCGGCGTGCCGGTGCACAGCCACGAGAATTACCTGCAGCGCCTGATCCGCCAAGGCTTCCGCGTCGCCATCTGCGAACAGATGGAAGACCCGGCGGAGGCGAAGAAGCGCGGGGCGAAATCGGTGGTGAAGCGCGGCGTCATTCGCATCGTCACCCCCGGCACCCTGACCGAGGACAGCCTGCTCGATTCCCGCTCCTCCAACTGGCTGGCGGCGGTGGCGGAGACCGCCGGCGGGCTGGGGCTGGCCTGGCTGGAGATGTCGACCGGCGAGCTGGTGGTGCAGCCGGTGGAACGGACCGGGCTGGGTGCCGCACTCGGCCGGCTCGACCCGCAGGAAGTGCTGATCTCGGAAAAGCTGTCGCAGACGCCGGAGCTGTTCGAGCTTTGGGGGGAATGGAAGTCGCGGCTGACCGTACAGCCCACCCCGCGTTTCGACAGCGAGAACGGCAAGCAGCGCCTGCTGACCCAATATGGCGTCGGCACGCTGGACGCCTTCGGCCGCTTCACCCGGGCGGAGGTCGCGGCGGCCGGCGCGCTGGTCGGCTATGTCGAGCTGACGCAGAAGGGTCGCGTCCCCCGCCTGTCGCCGCCGCGGCGTGTCGGGCCGGGCGCGGTGATGGAGATCGACGCCTCCACCGCCCGCAACCTGGAACTGACCCGGACGCTGACTGGGGATCGGCGCGGCAGCCTGCTCGCCACCATCGACCGCACGGTGACGGGGGCCGGCGCCCGGCTGCTCTGCGCCCATCTCGCCGCCCCGCTGACCGATCCCGCCGCCATCGGCCGCCGGCTCGACATGGTGGAGTTCGCACTGGCGGAGGAACGGCTGCGCGGCGACCTGCGCCAGTCGCTGCGGAGCTGTCCCGATCTCGAACGCGCGCTGTCGCGCCTGACGCTGGGCCGCGGCGGTCCCCGCGATCTGGCCGCCATCCGCGACGGGCTGCGGCAGGCGGGAGTGATCCGCGAACTGCTGGCGAACGCCATGCCGCTGCCGGACGGGCTGGCGGCGCTCGACAAGCGGCTCGGCGCCCATTCGGAACTGGTCGACCAGCTGACCCAGGCGCTGGCGCCGGAGCTGCCGCTGCTGGCCCGCGACGGCGGCTTCATCGCCCGCGACTACAGCTATGCGCTGGACGAGTTGGTGACGCTGCGCGACGAGAGCCGCCGGCTGATCGCCGGACTGCAGGCCAAATACGCCGAGATCGCCGGGGTGCCGTCGCTGAAGGTCAAGCACAACAACGTGCTGGGCTATCACATCGAGGTCACCGCAGCCCATGCCGACAAGCTGATGTCGGACAAAGGGCGCGAGGTCTTCATGCACCGCCAGACCATGGCGAATGCCGTGCGGTTCGGCACGGTGGAGCTGTCGGATCTGGAACGCCGCATCTCCGAAGCCGCCGACAAGGCGCTGGCGGTCGAGCTGGAGCTGTTCGCCGGACTGGTGGAGTCGGTGGCGGCGAAAGCCGATGCCATCGCCCAGGCCGCCCATGCGCTGGCGGCGCTGGACGTCGCCACCTCGCTGGCCGAACTGGCGGAGGAGCGGCGCTACAGCCGGCCGCTGGTGGACGACAGCCTCGCCTTCGCCATCAAGGGCGGCCGGCATCCGGTGGTGGAGGCGGTGCTGGACGCCGCCCATGGCGGGCCGTTCGTGGCGAATGACTGCGACCTTGCGCCCGACAACCGGCTGTGGCTGCTGACCGGCCCCAACATGGCCGGTAAATCGACCTTCCTGCGCCAGAACGCGCTGATCGCGGTGCTGGCCCAGATGGGCAGCTTCGTTCCGGCGGAGCGGGCGCATATCGGCGTGGTCGACCGGCTCTACAGCCGCGTCGGTGCCGCCGACGACCTCGCCCGCGGACGGTCCACCTTCATGGTGGAGATGGTGGAAACGGCGGCGATCCTGAACCAGTCGGGATCCCGCGCCCTGGTGATCCTGGACGAGATCGGCCGCGGCACCGCGACCTTCGACGGCCTGTCCATCGCCTGGGCCTGCGTCGAGCATCTGCACGACGTCAACCGCTGCCGCGCGCTGTTCGCCACCCACTACCACGAATTGACGATGCTGGCCTCCAAGCTGCCGGCGCTGTCCTGCCACACCATGCGGATCAAGGAATGGCAGGGCGACGTGGTGTTCCTGCACGAGGTGACCGCCGGTGCCGCCGACCGCAGCTATGGCATCCATGTCGCCAAGCTGGCCGGCCTGCCGCCCGCCGTGGTCGGACGGGCGGACGAGGTGCTGAAGCTGCTGGAATCGGGCGACCAGAACGCGACGATCCACCGGCTGGCCGAAGACCTGCCGCTGTTCAGCGCCGCGTTGAAGCGGCCGGCGCCGAAAGCGGAAGTGGTGGCCGAGGCGCCTGCGGGACCGTCGCCGGTCGAGGAAGCCCTGGCGGGAATCGACCCGGACAGTCTGACGCCACGGCAAGCGCTCGACGAGCTGTACCGCCTGCGCGGGCTGCTGCGGCACTGAGCCAAAGCCCCTGCCCCGCTCGCCGGCATCGGACGCCGAATGCAAAAAGCCCCT is part of the Azospirillum lipoferum 4B genome and encodes:
- a CDS encoding class I SAM-dependent methyltransferase, producing the protein MTETAPAALTESWLFFRRWLADPWAMGSIAPSSRSLRRRITREIRCDANEVVVEFGGGTGPVTAAILESGIPADRLFSFELDQDLARHLRQRCPAVTVLAEDCRKAPELLGESLCGKVGTVVIGIPMITFPLAFQREVLDATFRILRPGGRFLLYSFMPHSPLDRAALGLEGRRLAFTLQNLPPASVWGYWRA
- the mutS gene encoding DNA mismatch repair protein MutS: MVPVSNTAEIVIPPDATPMMAQYLEIKQAHPDCLLFYRMGDFYEMFFEDAVNAAAALDIALTKRGQHLGEDIPMCGVPVHSHENYLQRLIRQGFRVAICEQMEDPAEAKKRGAKSVVKRGVIRIVTPGTLTEDSLLDSRSSNWLAAVAETAGGLGLAWLEMSTGELVVQPVERTGLGAALGRLDPQEVLISEKLSQTPELFELWGEWKSRLTVQPTPRFDSENGKQRLLTQYGVGTLDAFGRFTRAEVAAAGALVGYVELTQKGRVPRLSPPRRVGPGAVMEIDASTARNLELTRTLTGDRRGSLLATIDRTVTGAGARLLCAHLAAPLTDPAAIGRRLDMVEFALAEERLRGDLRQSLRSCPDLERALSRLTLGRGGPRDLAAIRDGLRQAGVIRELLANAMPLPDGLAALDKRLGAHSELVDQLTQALAPELPLLARDGGFIARDYSYALDELVTLRDESRRLIAGLQAKYAEIAGVPSLKVKHNNVLGYHIEVTAAHADKLMSDKGREVFMHRQTMANAVRFGTVELSDLERRISEAADKALAVELELFAGLVESVAAKADAIAQAAHALAALDVATSLAELAEERRYSRPLVDDSLAFAIKGGRHPVVEAVLDAAHGGPFVANDCDLAPDNRLWLLTGPNMAGKSTFLRQNALIAVLAQMGSFVPAERAHIGVVDRLYSRVGAADDLARGRSTFMVEMVETAAILNQSGSRALVILDEIGRGTATFDGLSIAWACVEHLHDVNRCRALFATHYHELTMLASKLPALSCHTMRIKEWQGDVVFLHEVTAGAADRSYGIHVAKLAGLPPAVVGRADEVLKLLESGDQNATIHRLAEDLPLFSAALKRPAPKAEVVAEAPAGPSPVEEALAGIDPDSLTPRQALDELYRLRGLLRH